A portion of the Carya illinoinensis cultivar Pawnee chromosome 11, C.illinoinensisPawnee_v1, whole genome shotgun sequence genome contains these proteins:
- the LOC122280495 gene encoding flavonoid 3'-monooxygenase CYP75B137-like, translating to MGCWRSYAGDERLSSSSLTVSIGIFAVLWLLWAIKKQKKVAVPPLPPGPRGLPIVGYLPFIGTELHTKFEQLGGIYGPIYKVWLANKLCIVISSPSLVKEVVRDQDAIFSNRDVNRATLAVTYGGVDIAFSPNGHDWKMLRKIFVREMLSPSNLDSTFALRREEVRIAIRNVYDKTGTPVDVGELVFVTVMNAIMNMLWGGTLQGEEGAKFGAEFKTMFSNLMLIVGKPNVSDLFPTLANFDLQGIAREAKEISKNVDQVLDYVIDKAIKSLAKAKEEGKTMTRQKDFLQVLLEIREQNTGADSISMIQLKAVLFDVVIAGSDTTTTTSEWVMARLMKHSEVMRKVQEELIEIVGMDKLVEESHLPKLRYLDAVIKETFRLHPPLPFLIPRSPSKSSIIGGYHVPKGSNIFVNAWAIQRDPKYWENPLEFKPERFLNDGCGTLDFSGNNFKYIPFGSGRRICAGLTLGDRTLKYILASILHSFEWKLPQGSEIDISDTFGIITKKKSPTVAIPTPRLSKLELYT from the exons ATGGGTTGTTGGAGATCTTATGCTGGTGATGAGAGACTTTCAAGCTCAAGTCTCACTGTTTCGATCGGTATATTTGCAGTATTATGGTTACTATGGGCcattaagaaacaaaaaaaggttGCAGTACCTCCACTGCCACCAGGTCCCCGTGGCTTGCCAATAGTCGGATACCTTCCGTTTATAGGTACTGAACTTCATACGAAATTTGAGCAATTGGGTGGGATCTATGGCCCCATTTATAAGGTTTGGCTTGCAAATAAATTGTGTATTGTGATTAGCTCACCCTCACTAGTGAAAGAAGTTGTTCGTGACCAAGATGCAATATTTTCCAACCGTGATGTGAACAGAGCTACACTTGCAGTCACATATGGGGGAGTTGATATTGCTTTTTCCCCAAATGGtcatgattggaagatgttGCGAAAGATTTTTGTGAGAGAGATGCTTAGTCCATCAAATCTTGATTCTACATTCGCTTTACGAAGAGAAGAGGTAAGGATTGCCATTAGAAATGTGTATGACAAAACAGGTACCCCCGTAGATGTAGGAGAACTAGTGTTTGTGACAGTAATGAATGCCATCATGAACATGTTGTGGGGCGGCACACTACAAGGAGAGGAAGGGGCTAAGTTTGGAGCTGAGTTTAAGActatgttttcaaatttaatgtTGATAGTCGGAAAACCAAATGTTTCAGACCTTTTCCCCACCTTAGCAAATTTTGATTTACAAGGGATTGCAAGGGAAGCAAAAGAGATTTCCAAAAATGTTGATCAAGTACTTGATTATGTCATTGACAAAGCGATCAAGAGTTTGGCTAAGGCCAAAGAAGAGGGGAAGACAATGACAAGACAAAAAGACTTTTTGCAAGTTCTCTTGGAAATAAGAGAGCAGAACACTGGTGCAGATTCGATTAGCATGATCCAACTCAAGGCCGTGcttttt GACGTAGTGATTGCTGGATCCGACACCACAACAACCACGTCAGAATGGGTGATGGCAAGGCTGATGAAACATTCAGAGGTGATGAGAAAAGTCCAAGAAGAATTAATAGAAATAGTGGGGATGGATAAATTAGTCGAAGAATCTCATTTGCCCAAATTACGTTATTTAGATGCTGTAATTAAAGAGACGTTTCGTCTGCACCCACCTCTTCCTTTCCTAATACCTCGTAGTCCAAGCAAATCTAGCATCATTGGAGGGTACCATGTGCCCAAAGGTTCTAATATTTTCGTGAATGCTTGGGCTATACAAAGGGACCCAAAGTATTGGGAAAATCCATTGGAATTTAAACCCGAGAGGTTTCTAAATGATGGTTGTGGTACATTAGATTTTTCGGgcaataattttaagtatatacCATTTGGGTCAGGGAGAAGAATATGTGCAGGTCTTACACTAGGGGATAGGACACTTAAATACATCCTGGCTTCAATTTTGCACTCGTTTGAATGGAAATTGCCACAAGGTTCAGAGATTGATATTTCAGACACTTTTGGTATCATTACCAAGAAGAAGAGTCCAACAGTTGCAATTCCAACTCCAAGGTTATCCAAGCTTGAGCTCTACACATAA